One window of the Streptomyces sp. NBC_00259 genome contains the following:
- a CDS encoding response regulator: MSIRVLIVDDQAMVREGFSVLLNAMPDIEVIGEAVNGREAVAQVAALRPDVVLMDIRMPELNGIEATREIVAADEDAKVLVLTTFDLDEYVYQALRAGASGFLLKDASARQLADGVRVVAAGEALLAPTVTRRLITEFSRISAAPRPPALAQIGDLTERETEVLVLIAQGLSNAEIASHLVVAESTIKTHVSRILVKLGLRDRTQAAVFAYEARLVTPG, translated from the coding sequence ATGAGCATCCGTGTGCTGATCGTCGACGACCAGGCGATGGTCCGCGAGGGCTTCTCCGTCCTGCTGAACGCCATGCCCGACATCGAGGTGATCGGCGAGGCGGTCAACGGCCGCGAGGCCGTCGCCCAGGTCGCCGCCCTGCGCCCCGATGTCGTCCTCATGGACATCCGCATGCCCGAGCTGAACGGCATCGAGGCCACCCGGGAGATCGTCGCGGCCGACGAGGACGCGAAGGTGCTGGTCCTGACCACCTTCGACCTCGACGAGTACGTGTACCAGGCCCTGCGCGCCGGGGCTTCCGGCTTCCTCCTGAAGGACGCCTCCGCCCGGCAGCTCGCCGACGGCGTCCGGGTCGTGGCGGCCGGCGAGGCGCTCCTCGCCCCGACGGTCACCCGCCGTCTGATCACCGAGTTCTCCCGCATCTCGGCGGCGCCCCGGCCCCCGGCGCTGGCCCAGATCGGCGATCTGACCGAACGCGAGACGGAGGTCCTCGTCCTGATCGCCCAGGGCCTGTCCAACGCGGAGATCGCCTCCCATCTCGTCGTCGCCGAGTCCACGATCAAGACCCACGTCAGCCGGATCCTGGTGAAACTGGGGCTGCGGGACCGGACGCAGGCGGCGGTGTTCGCGTACGAGGCGAGGCTGGTCACGCCGGGGTAG
- a CDS encoding NmrA family NAD(P)-binding protein, with the protein MPNPMDPQKILVTGATGTVGRQVVAELVDRGHTVRALTRDPAKARTALPEGVEVVQGDLTDPPSLVPALDGVTGLHLITFDGPYMASLETGAQIVELARTAGVRRVTVLHGGGPTPLQDAVEASDLAWTVLMPVEFMANALEWAGAIRAEDAVGEPFTERLSAMVHEADIGAVGAVALTEDGHGGQSYVITGPEVLSLKDKVDTLADARGRAIRLVGLTPDEAMAKWRAGGLPQDVIDFLIEVYGNTPPEGRTVTGTVRRVTGRPARTFARWAAEHAAAFRV; encoded by the coding sequence ATGCCGAACCCCATGGACCCCCAGAAGATCCTTGTCACCGGAGCCACCGGCACCGTCGGCCGCCAGGTCGTCGCCGAGCTGGTCGACCGCGGCCACACGGTCCGCGCCCTCACCCGCGACCCCGCGAAGGCGAGGACGGCGCTCCCGGAGGGCGTCGAGGTCGTCCAGGGCGATCTCACCGATCCGCCGAGCCTCGTCCCGGCCCTCGACGGTGTCACCGGACTGCACCTCATCACCTTCGACGGGCCGTACATGGCCTCGCTGGAGACCGGAGCGCAGATCGTCGAACTCGCCCGCACGGCCGGGGTGCGGCGCGTCACGGTCCTGCACGGCGGCGGTCCCACGCCGCTCCAGGACGCGGTGGAGGCGAGCGATCTGGCCTGGACGGTGCTGATGCCGGTCGAGTTCATGGCGAACGCGCTGGAGTGGGCCGGGGCGATCCGGGCCGAGGACGCGGTCGGCGAGCCGTTCACCGAGCGGCTGAGCGCCATGGTGCACGAGGCCGACATCGGCGCGGTCGGCGCGGTCGCGCTCACCGAGGACGGCCACGGCGGACAGTCGTACGTGATCACCGGGCCCGAGGTGCTGAGCCTTAAGGACAAGGTGGACACGCTCGCGGACGCCCGGGGCAGGGCGATCCGGCTGGTCGGGCTCACGCCGGACGAGGCCATGGCGAAGTGGCGGGCCGGCGGTCTGCCGCAGGACGTGATCGACTTCCTGATCGAGGTCTACGGGAACACCCCGCCCGAGGGCAGGACCGTCACCGGCACCGTGCGGAGGGTCACCGGGCGCCCGGCTCGTACCTTCGCCCGGTGGGCGGCGGAGCACGCGGCCGCGTTCCGCGTCTGA
- a CDS encoding alpha/beta hydrolase, whose product MPDSAAARDAAEEASAMSHPAVAPDASAAYGEHPDQVVDFYAPRDGRDRAPLVVVLHGGAWRAPYDRQHITPFADFLARRGFAVANVEYRRGPSLPQQRDDDAAGDGPVAGRWPDTFDDVAAALDALPELARTTLPQADPRRTVVTGHSAGGHLALWAAARHVLPTGSPWRLTAAPLLRGVVPLAPIADLGRAVELDVCGGAVLQLIGGEGEFDKRAGYVDPAALLPTGIATAVVQGREDTVVPQAVAEAYVDAAAKAGETVGLTLLEDVGHFPLIDPAADACAVVAEEIAQLAW is encoded by the coding sequence ATGCCGGACTCCGCCGCCGCTCGCGACGCCGCCGAGGAGGCCTCGGCCATGTCGCATCCGGCCGTTGCCCCGGACGCCTCGGCCGCGTACGGCGAACACCCCGACCAGGTCGTGGACTTCTACGCGCCGCGCGACGGCCGGGACCGGGCACCGCTGGTGGTGGTGCTGCACGGCGGGGCGTGGCGGGCGCCGTACGACCGGCAGCACATCACCCCGTTCGCGGACTTCCTGGCGCGGCGAGGTTTCGCCGTGGCCAATGTGGAGTACCGCAGGGGCCCTTCACTGCCCCAGCAGCGCGACGACGACGCGGCCGGCGACGGCCCGGTGGCGGGCCGCTGGCCGGACACGTTCGACGACGTCGCGGCAGCGCTCGACGCGCTTCCGGAGCTGGCCCGTACGACGCTGCCGCAGGCCGACCCGCGGCGCACGGTCGTCACCGGCCACTCGGCGGGCGGGCATCTCGCGCTGTGGGCGGCGGCCCGGCATGTGCTGCCGACCGGCTCGCCGTGGCGGCTGACGGCGGCACCGCTGCTGCGCGGTGTCGTCCCGCTCGCCCCGATCGCGGACCTGGGGCGGGCGGTCGAGCTGGACGTGTGCGGTGGCGCGGTGCTCCAGCTCATCGGTGGTGAGGGCGAGTTCGACAAGCGTGCCGGGTACGTGGACCCGGCGGCGCTGCTGCCCACCGGGATCGCGACGGCCGTCGTCCAGGGCCGTGAGGACACCGTCGTACCGCAGGCCGTGGCCGAGGCGTACGTCGACGCGGCCGCGAAGGCGGGCGAGACGGTGGGGCTGACGCTGCTGGAGGACGTCGGTCACTTCCCGCTGATCGATCCGGCGGCGGACGCGTGCGCGGTGGTGGCGGAGGAGATCGCCCAACTGGCCTGGTGA
- a CDS encoding ABC transporter ATP-binding protein produces MTKAITVAGLHKSFGRTHALDGLDLAVETGEVHGFLGPNGAGKSTTIRVLLGLLRADSGAAQLLGRDPWKDAVELHRRVAYVPGDVTLWRNLSGGEVIDLYGRLRGGLDTTRRGRLIERFELDPTKKGRTYSKGNRQKVALVAAFASDVDVLILDEPTSGLDPLMEEVFQSCVAEERDRGRTILLSSHVLSEVEALCDRVSIIRKGVTVESGSLADLRHLTRTSVSAELVGAPNGLARLPGVHDLDIQGKRVRLQVDTDKLNAVLRSLTESGVRSLTSTPPTLDELFLRHYQDDVRAEEAMAR; encoded by the coding sequence ATGACGAAGGCAATCACGGTCGCCGGACTGCACAAGTCGTTCGGGCGTACCCACGCACTGGACGGCCTCGACCTCGCGGTCGAGACCGGTGAGGTCCACGGCTTCCTCGGCCCCAACGGCGCCGGCAAGTCGACCACCATCCGGGTCCTGCTGGGACTGCTGCGTGCCGACTCCGGCGCCGCCCAGCTGCTCGGCAGGGACCCCTGGAAGGACGCGGTCGAGCTGCACCGGCGCGTCGCGTACGTGCCCGGCGACGTGACGCTCTGGCGCAACCTCTCCGGCGGCGAGGTCATCGACCTCTACGGGCGGCTGCGCGGAGGTCTCGACACGACGCGGCGCGGCCGGCTCATCGAGCGGTTCGAACTCGACCCGACCAAGAAGGGGCGTACGTACTCCAAGGGCAACCGGCAGAAGGTCGCCCTCGTCGCCGCCTTCGCCTCCGACGTCGACGTGCTCATCCTCGACGAGCCGACGAGCGGTCTCGACCCGCTGATGGAGGAGGTCTTCCAGAGCTGCGTCGCCGAGGAGCGCGACCGCGGAAGGACGATCCTGCTCTCCAGCCATGTGCTCAGCGAGGTCGAGGCCCTCTGCGACCGGGTCAGCATCATCCGCAAGGGCGTCACCGTGGAGAGCGGCTCGCTCGCCGACCTGCGCCATCTGACCCGTACCAGCGTGAGCGCGGAACTCGTCGGCGCGCCCAACGGACTGGCCCGGCTGCCCGGCGTGCACGACCTCGACATCCAGGGAAAGCGGGTCAGGCTCCAGGTCGACACGGACAAGCTGAACGCCGTGCTGCGCTCGCTCACCGAGTCGGGCGTCAGGTCGCTGACCAGCACGCCGCCCACGCTGGACGAGCTGTTCCTCCGCCACTACCAGGACGACGTACGCGCGGAAGAGGCGATGGCACGATGA
- a CDS encoding diacylglycerol kinase → MSAHDQLLVVIDPVARRFDGESVRIVKDVLCAGSAAKICLPDGPEEFSRALARRGSRRLVVVGDDRALLRAVGFLHRARELADDALSLVPVGAAPSTELARALGVPTGAVAAARAVLDGAAHPLDLLVDDSDGVVLGELRIPATPSAAGPGAAAAGGPAGVAGSVWDTCRSLVRTLVRPAPPVPPLARTHRLRVEADGVLLSDLDEPVEDVRVRTAEGAAEVTVRRPSAEEPLRTLAKVVTVSGPSFRYRADAVITGPVRQRTWTLRPKAWSLTLPVVAPPG, encoded by the coding sequence GTGTCGGCTCACGACCAGCTCCTGGTGGTCATCGACCCGGTCGCCCGCCGTTTCGACGGCGAGTCCGTTCGGATCGTGAAGGATGTGTTGTGTGCCGGGTCGGCGGCGAAGATCTGCCTGCCCGACGGGCCCGAGGAATTTTCCCGGGCACTGGCCAGAAGGGGTTCGCGGCGGCTCGTCGTGGTCGGCGACGACCGTGCGCTGCTGCGTGCCGTGGGCTTTCTGCACCGGGCGCGGGAGCTGGCCGACGACGCCCTCTCGCTCGTACCGGTGGGAGCCGCGCCGTCCACGGAACTCGCGCGGGCGCTGGGCGTGCCGACCGGTGCGGTGGCGGCCGCGCGGGCGGTGCTCGACGGTGCCGCGCACCCGCTCGACCTGCTCGTCGACGACAGCGACGGGGTGGTGCTGGGCGAACTGCGCATTCCGGCCACGCCGTCGGCCGCGGGCCCCGGTGCGGCCGCGGCCGGTGGCCCCGCGGGCGTGGCGGGCTCGGTGTGGGACACCTGCCGGTCCCTGGTCCGCACCCTCGTCCGGCCCGCCCCGCCCGTGCCGCCGCTCGCGCGCACGCACCGGCTGCGGGTGGAGGCGGACGGGGTGCTGCTGAGCGATCTGGACGAGCCGGTCGAGGACGTACGGGTACGGACGGCCGAGGGCGCCGCCGAGGTGACCGTGCGCCGCCCGTCCGCCGAGGAGCCCCTGCGCACCCTCGCCAAGGTCGTCACCGTCTCGGGCCCGAGCTTCCGCTACCGCGCGGACGCCGTGATCACGGGCCCGGTCAGACAGCGCACGTGGACGCTGCGGCCGAAGGCGTGGTCGTTGACGCTTCCGGTGGTGGCGCCGCCCGGTTAG
- a CDS encoding cytochrome P450, which yields MDAPVFAPWSPAFVADPYPAYADLRARGRVHWFEPTRQWLVPHHADVSALLRDRRLGRTYLHRFSHEEFGRTPPPAAHEPFHTLNDNGLLDLEAPDHTRIRRLVTKAFTPRTVQELEPTVRRLAAGLVGKLVGNGGGDLLAEVAEPLPVAVIAEMLGIPEADRDPLRPWSADICGMYELNPSEETAARAVRASLEFSAYLRELIAERRKEPGQDLISALIAAYDEGDRLSEQEMVSTCVLLLNAGHEATVNTTANGWWTLFRHPEQLAVLRADPALLPTAVEELMRYDTPLQLFERWVLDDIEIGGTVVPRGSEVALLFGSANRDPARFARPDELDLARPDNPHITFGAGIHYCLGAPLARVELAAVFGELLRQAPSMRLASEPQWGPGFVIRGVRELRVEL from the coding sequence ATGGATGCTCCTGTGTTCGCTCCCTGGTCGCCCGCGTTCGTCGCGGACCCGTATCCCGCGTACGCGGACCTGCGTGCGCGGGGGCGGGTGCACTGGTTCGAGCCGACGAGGCAGTGGCTCGTCCCGCACCACGCCGACGTGTCGGCCCTGCTGCGGGACCGTCGCCTCGGCCGGACGTATCTGCACCGGTTCAGCCACGAGGAGTTCGGGCGTACGCCGCCGCCGGCCGCGCACGAGCCGTTCCACACGCTGAACGACAACGGGCTGCTGGACCTGGAAGCGCCGGACCACACGCGGATCCGGCGGCTGGTGACGAAGGCGTTCACGCCCCGGACCGTGCAGGAGCTGGAGCCGACCGTGCGGCGGCTGGCCGCCGGGCTGGTGGGGAAGCTGGTCGGCAACGGCGGGGGCGATCTCCTCGCGGAGGTCGCCGAACCGCTGCCGGTCGCCGTCATCGCGGAGATGCTCGGCATCCCAGAGGCGGACCGTGACCCGCTGCGGCCCTGGTCGGCGGACATCTGCGGGATGTACGAGCTGAACCCGTCCGAGGAGACCGCGGCGCGGGCCGTCCGGGCGTCGCTCGAATTCTCCGCGTATCTGCGGGAGCTGATCGCCGAGCGGCGCAAGGAGCCCGGCCAGGACCTGATCTCGGCACTGATCGCCGCGTACGACGAGGGCGACCGCCTCAGCGAGCAGGAGATGGTCTCCACGTGTGTGCTGCTGCTGAACGCCGGGCACGAGGCGACCGTCAACACGACCGCGAACGGCTGGTGGACGCTCTTCCGGCATCCTGAGCAGCTGGCCGTCCTGCGGGCCGACCCCGCGCTGCTGCCCACGGCCGTCGAGGAGCTGATGCGGTACGACACCCCGCTCCAGCTCTTCGAACGCTGGGTCCTCGACGACATCGAGATCGGCGGCACGGTCGTCCCGCGCGGCTCCGAAGTCGCCCTGCTCTTCGGCTCGGCCAACCGCGACCCCGCCCGCTTCGCGCGCCCGGACGAACTGGACCTCGCCCGCCCCGACAACCCGCACATCACCTTCGGCGCGGGCATCCACTACTGCCTGGGCGCGCCGCTGGCGCGGGTCGAGCTGGCCGCGGTGTTCGGTGAGTTGCTGCGTCAGGCTCCGTCGATGCGGTTGGCGTCGGAGCCGCAGTGGGGGCCGGGTTTCGTGATCCGGGGGGTACGGGAGCTGCGCGTCGAGCTGTGA
- a CDS encoding ABC transporter permease, producing MTAVAEAGTFAVRGGGSRPLAGTGALLRLALRRDRLLLPIWVLVVALMVVSGVGSLETLYDTEAERAQLAASMAANSSMRSMYGPVFDHDIGGLVAWRFGTFAAVLAAVMSLIIVVRHTREEEETGRQELLSSAMVGRRAPLTAALLTAVIANAAVALMVTAGLSGLGAGGALALGLAIGGTGVLFATMAAIAAQLSESARLAKGLTSGVLGLAFVLRASGDAGTADGSSVLTWLSPIGWAENVRAFADERWWVILLIAAAVAGQCVVAFTLAGRRDVGMSFLPTRPGPAEGRIATAGGLAWRLQRATLLGWAAGFLLAGIVFGGMASGAADLVGDNEQAREIFQRMGGQAALTDAFLGAMTGMFGMIAALYAVASVLRMHGEETSQRAEPILANAVGRLPWAAGHLAIAFGGAALVMLLSGAGMAIGHGGELPALLGAALVQVPAVWTLAALALLLYGAFPKAAVAAWGVAGLCLALGWIGPALNLPRSVLDLSPFGHLPKLPGPEMSWTPVVLLTALAAGLAAAGLAGLRRRDLQT from the coding sequence ATGACCGCCGTAGCGGAGGCCGGCACCTTCGCCGTGCGCGGCGGAGGTTCCCGGCCGCTGGCCGGCACGGGGGCGTTGCTCAGGCTCGCCCTGCGCCGTGACCGGCTCTTGCTCCCCATCTGGGTGCTCGTGGTCGCCCTGATGGTCGTCAGCGGTGTCGGCTCGCTCGAGACGCTGTACGACACCGAGGCCGAGCGGGCGCAGCTCGCCGCGTCGATGGCCGCGAACAGCTCGATGCGCAGCATGTACGGACCGGTCTTCGACCACGACATCGGCGGTCTCGTCGCCTGGCGGTTCGGCACCTTCGCCGCCGTGCTCGCCGCGGTGATGAGCCTGATCATCGTCGTACGGCACACGCGCGAGGAGGAGGAGACGGGCCGTCAGGAACTGCTGTCGTCGGCGATGGTCGGCCGGCGGGCGCCGCTGACCGCGGCGCTGCTGACCGCGGTGATCGCCAACGCCGCGGTGGCGCTGATGGTCACCGCGGGTCTGTCCGGGCTGGGCGCGGGCGGTGCGCTCGCGCTCGGCCTCGCGATCGGCGGGACCGGCGTGCTGTTCGCCACGATGGCGGCGATCGCCGCCCAGCTGAGCGAGAGCGCCCGGCTCGCCAAGGGACTGACGTCCGGGGTCCTCGGTCTGGCCTTCGTCCTGCGGGCTTCCGGGGACGCGGGCACGGCCGACGGGTCGTCCGTGCTGACGTGGCTGTCGCCGATCGGCTGGGCCGAGAACGTACGGGCCTTCGCCGACGAGCGGTGGTGGGTGATCCTGCTGATCGCCGCGGCGGTGGCCGGGCAGTGCGTCGTCGCGTTCACCCTGGCCGGGCGACGCGACGTCGGCATGAGCTTCCTGCCCACCCGACCGGGTCCGGCCGAGGGCCGGATCGCGACGGCCGGCGGCCTCGCCTGGCGGCTCCAGCGCGCCACCCTCCTCGGCTGGGCGGCGGGCTTCCTGCTCGCGGGGATCGTCTTCGGCGGCATGGCGAGCGGTGCGGCCGATCTGGTCGGCGACAACGAACAGGCCAGGGAGATCTTCCAGCGCATGGGCGGGCAGGCGGCACTCACCGACGCCTTCCTGGGCGCGATGACCGGGATGTTCGGGATGATCGCCGCGCTGTACGCGGTCGCGTCGGTCCTGCGCATGCACGGCGAGGAGACGTCCCAGCGCGCCGAGCCGATCCTCGCGAACGCCGTCGGCCGTCTCCCGTGGGCGGCGGGCCACCTCGCCATCGCCTTCGGCGGCGCCGCGCTCGTCATGCTCCTCAGCGGGGCCGGCATGGCGATCGGCCACGGCGGCGAACTCCCCGCGCTCCTGGGCGCCGCTCTGGTCCAGGTACCCGCGGTGTGGACGCTCGCAGCCCTCGCGCTGCTGCTGTACGGAGCCTTCCCCAAGGCGGCCGTGGCGGCGTGGGGAGTGGCGGGGCTGTGCCTGGCACTCGGCTGGATCGGACCCGCGCTGAACCTGCCCCGGTCCGTGCTGGACCTCTCCCCCTTCGGACATCTGCCGAAGCTGCCGGGTCCCGAGATGTCGTGGACGCCGGTGGTGCTGCTGACGGCGCTGGCGGCGGGGCTGGCGGCGGCCGGTCTGGCGGGCCTGCGCCGCCGTGACCTCCAGACCTGA
- a CDS encoding sensor histidine kinase yields the protein MADVTDTQPTQRIPRSPRTDAESRTPEFRLAMGALGGLRQDLFHDAFAYRPLQPRPADGPVIRRLPQRIRRYAVWTPHAFVAFVALIVLAASSTTNGLNGLVSIVFGAIPAAVVLMTLVRPVLAFWASLATSLFFGVLANPWGDWPWSGATITLHVAVLTFVAARTRPRTAMWMWLLTGAYGLAAETLLSSGYGAGSTGPLMVVSAFVLLVVAMVQVRREAREEVAVQQSVTAVERDRRTLLEERTTIARELHDVVAHHMSVVAIQAEAAPYRVENPPPELEQAFVTIRENAVAALTELRRVLGVVRAEDYEAPDAPQPTLADLDGLLGNVRDAGLEVDLAITGAVRELPQGVELSAYRIVQEALSNALRHAPGAPAKVEVSYVLGGLGLRIVNGPARGLVKPSPGAGHGITGMRERVTMLNGEMTAEQTEDGGYEVAAFLPVVKDETA from the coding sequence TTGGCTGACGTGACCGACACGCAGCCCACGCAGCGCATACCGCGCTCACCGCGCACCGATGCCGAGAGCCGCACCCCCGAGTTCCGCCTGGCCATGGGCGCGCTCGGCGGACTGCGGCAGGACCTCTTCCACGACGCCTTCGCCTACCGCCCGCTGCAGCCGAGGCCGGCCGACGGGCCGGTGATCCGCCGGCTGCCGCAGCGGATACGCAGGTACGCGGTCTGGACCCCGCACGCGTTCGTCGCGTTCGTCGCGCTGATCGTGCTGGCCGCGAGCAGCACGACGAACGGTCTGAACGGTCTCGTGTCGATCGTCTTCGGCGCGATCCCCGCGGCCGTGGTGCTGATGACGCTGGTCCGTCCGGTGCTGGCGTTCTGGGCCTCGCTGGCCACCTCGCTCTTCTTCGGGGTCCTTGCCAACCCGTGGGGCGACTGGCCCTGGTCGGGCGCCACGATCACCTTGCACGTCGCCGTCCTGACCTTCGTCGCGGCGCGCACCCGTCCGCGCACCGCCATGTGGATGTGGCTGCTGACCGGCGCGTACGGACTTGCCGCCGAGACGCTGCTGAGCAGTGGGTACGGCGCCGGCAGCACCGGTCCGCTGATGGTCGTCTCGGCGTTCGTGCTCCTCGTGGTCGCCATGGTCCAGGTCCGTCGCGAGGCGCGTGAGGAGGTCGCCGTCCAGCAGAGCGTCACCGCGGTCGAGCGCGACCGGCGCACACTCCTGGAGGAGCGCACCACCATCGCCCGTGAGCTGCACGATGTGGTCGCCCACCACATGTCGGTCGTCGCGATCCAGGCGGAGGCCGCCCCCTACCGGGTGGAGAACCCGCCGCCCGAGCTGGAGCAGGCCTTCGTGACGATCCGGGAGAACGCGGTCGCGGCGCTGACCGAACTGCGCCGGGTCCTCGGAGTCGTACGGGCCGAGGACTACGAGGCGCCGGACGCGCCGCAGCCGACGCTCGCCGATCTCGACGGGCTGCTGGGCAATGTCCGTGACGCCGGTCTCGAGGTCGACCTCGCGATCACCGGCGCGGTGCGTGAACTGCCGCAGGGCGTCGAGCTGTCCGCGTACCGCATCGTCCAGGAGGCCCTCAGCAACGCGCTGCGCCACGCGCCCGGCGCGCCCGCGAAGGTCGAGGTCTCGTACGTCCTCGGCGGGCTGGGGCTCCGTATCGTCAACGGACCCGCGCGCGGGCTGGTCAAGCCCTCGCCGGGCGCAGGGCACGGCATCACGGGCATGCGGGAGCGGGTGACCATGCTGAACGGCGAGATGACGGCCGAGCAGACCGAGGACGGCGGCTACGAGGTCGCCGCGTTCCTCCCCGTCGTGAAGGACGAGACCGCATGA
- a CDS encoding GbsR/MarR family transcriptional regulator: MTDKARDEEAVSRFVESFAAQLVEAGMTRMPARVFAALLASDSGALTSAELGEQLQVSPAAVSGAVRYLSQVHMVSREREPGSRRERYRVHSDQWYEALTNRDAILKRWSDSLREGVAGLGADTPAGRRLAETIAFFDFIQGELVEMMERWRAHRSEHFPS, encoded by the coding sequence ATGACCGACAAGGCGAGGGACGAAGAGGCGGTCTCGCGGTTCGTGGAGAGCTTCGCCGCGCAGCTCGTCGAAGCCGGGATGACGCGCATGCCCGCCCGGGTCTTCGCCGCGCTGCTCGCCTCCGACTCCGGCGCGCTGACCTCCGCCGAGCTGGGGGAACAGCTCCAGGTCAGCCCCGCGGCGGTCTCCGGCGCGGTGCGCTACCTCTCCCAGGTGCACATGGTGTCGCGCGAGCGCGAGCCCGGTTCACGACGGGAGCGCTACCGCGTGCACAGCGACCAGTGGTACGAGGCGCTGACCAACCGTGACGCGATCCTGAAGCGGTGGTCGGACTCCCTGCGCGAGGGCGTGGCCGGCCTCGGCGCCGACACCCCGGCCGGGCGTCGGCTGGCGGAGACCATCGCCTTCTTCGACTTCATCCAGGGCGAGCTCGTCGAGATGATGGAGCGCTGGCGGGCGCACCGGAGCGAGCACTTCCCCTCGTGA
- a CDS encoding adenylosuccinate synthase, which produces MPALVLLGAQWGDEGKGKATDLLGGSVDYVVRYQGGNNAGHTVVVGDQKYALHLLPSGILSPGCTPVIGNGVVVDPAVLLSELSGLNERGVDTSKLLISGNAHLITPYNVTLDKVTERFLGKRKIGTTGRGIGPTYADKINRVGIRVQDLYDESILAQKVEAALENKNQLLAKVFNRRAIEADRIVEEMLQYAEQIKPYVADTTLILNNAIDEGKVVLFEGGQGTLLDVDHGTYPFVTSSNPTAGGACTGAGVGPTKISRVIGILKAYTTRVGAGPFPTELFDDDGEALRRIGGERGVTTGRDRRCGWFDAVIARYATRVNGLTDFFLTKLDVLTGWEQIPVCVAYEIDGKRVEELPYSQTDFHHAKPVYEYLPGWSEDITKAKTFADLPKNAQDYVKALEEMSGAPISAIGVGPGRTETIEINSFL; this is translated from the coding sequence GTGCCCGCACTTGTGCTGCTCGGTGCTCAGTGGGGTGACGAAGGCAAGGGAAAGGCCACCGACCTCCTCGGTGGATCCGTGGATTACGTGGTGCGTTACCAGGGCGGTAACAATGCCGGCCACACGGTTGTCGTCGGCGACCAGAAGTATGCGCTCCACCTCCTCCCTTCCGGAATCCTCTCGCCGGGGTGCACCCCGGTCATCGGCAACGGAGTCGTCGTCGACCCGGCGGTCCTGCTCTCCGAGCTGAGCGGGCTGAACGAGCGCGGCGTGGATACGTCCAAGCTCCTGATCAGCGGAAACGCTCATCTGATCACCCCGTACAACGTCACGCTCGACAAGGTGACGGAACGGTTCCTCGGTAAGCGCAAGATCGGCACGACCGGCCGCGGTATCGGCCCGACGTACGCCGACAAGATCAACCGCGTCGGCATCCGGGTCCAGGACCTCTACGACGAGTCGATCCTGGCCCAGAAGGTCGAGGCGGCGCTGGAGAACAAGAACCAGCTCCTGGCCAAGGTCTTCAACCGCCGCGCGATCGAGGCGGACCGGATCGTGGAGGAGATGCTCCAGTACGCGGAGCAGATCAAGCCGTACGTCGCCGACACCACGCTGATCCTGAACAATGCCATCGACGAGGGCAAGGTCGTCCTCTTCGAGGGCGGCCAGGGCACCCTCCTCGACGTCGACCACGGCACGTACCCGTTCGTGACGTCGAGCAACCCGACGGCGGGCGGTGCCTGCACCGGCGCCGGCGTCGGCCCGACCAAGATCAGCCGCGTCATCGGCATCCTCAAGGCGTACACGACCCGCGTCGGCGCCGGCCCGTTCCCGACGGAGCTGTTCGACGACGACGGCGAGGCGCTGCGCCGCATCGGCGGCGAGCGGGGCGTGACCACGGGCCGCGACCGCCGCTGCGGCTGGTTCGACGCGGTCATCGCCCGCTACGCGACCCGGGTCAACGGCCTGACCGACTTCTTCCTCACCAAGCTGGACGTGCTGACCGGCTGGGAGCAGATCCCGGTCTGCGTCGCGTACGAGATCGACGGCAAGCGCGTCGAGGAGCTGCCGTACTCGCAGACCGACTTCCACCACGCGAAGCCGGTGTACGAGTACCTGCCGGGCTGGTCCGAGGACATCACCAAGGCCAAGACCTTCGCCGACCTGCCGAAGAACGCGCAGGACTACGTGAAGGCGCTGGAGGAGATGTCGGGCGCGCCGATCTCGGCGATCGGTGTCGGCCCCGGCCGCACCGAGACGATCGAGATCAACTCGTTCCTGTAG